From Amycolatopsis sp. cg9, one genomic window encodes:
- a CDS encoding DUF2306 domain-containing protein, producing MAPLGLIVAAFLAYSVPPYLTLDPGRSRVPAPAGFAPHYWFLVAHIAFGSIAIVGVILQVWPWLRRTHPVVHRRVGRVYVFAGAVPAAVMAAVIGAVSPFGPVVAALDVVAALLWLGFTIAGWRAVRERRFADHRKWMVRSFAMCMNTLMTRALSPLGFLLVLPRGGDKETMILSAATVSAVLSVLTLLLLSQWWLDRTPKRASGR from the coding sequence GTGGCGCCGCTCGGCCTGATCGTCGCCGCGTTCCTCGCCTATTCCGTACCGCCGTACCTCACGCTGGATCCCGGGCGGTCGCGGGTGCCCGCGCCCGCCGGGTTCGCGCCGCACTACTGGTTCCTCGTCGCGCACATCGCCTTCGGCAGTATCGCCATCGTCGGCGTCATCCTGCAGGTCTGGCCGTGGTTGCGGCGGACGCACCCGGTCGTGCACCGCCGGGTCGGGCGGGTCTACGTCTTCGCCGGGGCCGTTCCCGCCGCCGTGATGGCGGCGGTGATCGGTGCGGTCAGCCCGTTCGGGCCGGTCGTCGCCGCGCTGGACGTCGTGGCCGCCTTGCTGTGGCTCGGGTTCACGATCGCCGGGTGGCGGGCGGTTCGGGAGCGCCGGTTCGCCGACCACCGCAAGTGGATGGTCCGCAGCTTCGCCATGTGCATGAACACGCTGATGACGCGAGCCCTGTCCCCGCTCGGGTTCCTGCTGGTCCTGCCGCGCGGCGGGGACAAGGAGACGATGATCCTCAGCGCCGCCACGGTCTCGGCCGTGCTGAGCGTGCTGACCCTGTTGCTGCTCAGCCAGTGGTGGCTCGACCGGACGCCGAAGCGAGCCAGCGGGCGATGA
- a CDS encoding bifunctional salicylyl-CoA 5-hydroxylase/oxidoreductase encodes MRIAVIGGGPAGLYFAALAKQLGPGHEITVWERNAPDDTFGFGVVFSDETLGGIEHADAAVHEAMKAEFARWDDIDVHYRGTVTTSGGHGFAAMSRKRLLGILQSRCGELGVGLHFREEAPADLSGYDLVVAADGLNSAVRNRFAETFRPSVETRRCRYIWLGTDLVFDAFKFYVLETPAGIMQIHGYPYGRDGSTFILEVQEDVWQRTFAPVAAASLKPGESDEKSIALIRELCADVLDGHQVMANNSKWVSFGTVRCETWVHENVVLLGDAAHTAHFSIGSGTKLAMEDALALAACLHENDGVAAALKAYELERRPVVTSTQRAAQASLEWFENIAQYAHQEPPQFAFNILTRSRRVTYDNLRLRDPEFATELDRWFAMSLGTTSRPPMFQPFKLGSLELPNRIVVSPMDMYSAEDGVPGDFHLVHLGSKALGGAGLVMTEMVCVSPEGRITPGCGGLYTPEQEAAWKRVVDFVHAQSPARIGVQLGHSGRKGSTKLMWDGIDEPLPADNWEVCAPSALPYSPRNQVPRELSTSDLTEIRDQFVACAQAAARAGFDVLELHCAHGYLLSSFLSPLTNLRTDSYGGSLENRLRFPLEVFDAVRAAWPAERPMTVRISATDWCEGGVDADDAVEIARAFASHGAAGIDVSTGQVVSEERPQYGRSYQTPYADRIRNEIGEEYGIAVIAVGAISSYDDVNSLILAGRADLCALGRTHLYDPQWTLHAAAEQGYPMAWPKPFAAGSRKPQTGRSDGPEPRLDLVRSGPAGTAHARWRPGAAR; translated from the coding sequence GTGCGTATCGCGGTCATCGGCGGCGGCCCGGCGGGCCTGTACTTCGCCGCGCTGGCGAAACAGCTCGGTCCCGGCCACGAAATCACGGTCTGGGAGCGCAACGCCCCGGACGACACCTTCGGCTTCGGCGTCGTGTTCTCCGACGAGACGCTCGGCGGCATCGAGCACGCCGACGCGGCGGTGCACGAGGCCATGAAGGCCGAGTTCGCGCGCTGGGACGACATCGACGTCCACTACCGCGGCACTGTCACCACCTCGGGCGGCCACGGCTTCGCCGCGATGAGCCGCAAGCGCTTGCTCGGCATCCTGCAGAGCCGCTGCGGCGAACTCGGCGTCGGGCTGCACTTCCGCGAGGAGGCGCCCGCGGACCTCTCGGGATACGACCTCGTCGTCGCCGCCGACGGCCTCAACTCCGCGGTCCGGAACCGGTTCGCCGAGACGTTCCGCCCGAGCGTCGAGACCCGCCGGTGCCGCTACATCTGGCTGGGCACGGACCTGGTGTTCGACGCCTTCAAGTTCTACGTCCTCGAGACGCCCGCCGGGATCATGCAGATCCACGGCTACCCGTACGGCCGCGACGGCAGCACGTTCATCCTCGAGGTCCAGGAGGACGTCTGGCAGCGGACGTTCGCCCCGGTCGCGGCGGCTTCGCTGAAGCCGGGCGAGAGCGACGAGAAGTCGATCGCGCTGATCCGCGAGCTGTGCGCCGACGTCCTGGACGGTCACCAGGTCATGGCGAACAACTCGAAGTGGGTTTCGTTCGGCACGGTCCGCTGCGAGACGTGGGTGCACGAGAACGTCGTCCTCCTCGGCGACGCGGCGCACACCGCGCACTTCTCGATCGGCTCCGGCACGAAGCTGGCGATGGAGGACGCGCTCGCGCTGGCCGCGTGCCTGCACGAGAACGACGGGGTGGCGGCGGCGCTCAAGGCCTACGAGCTGGAACGGCGGCCGGTCGTCACGTCGACGCAGCGCGCCGCGCAGGCCAGCCTGGAGTGGTTCGAGAACATCGCGCAGTACGCGCACCAGGAGCCGCCGCAGTTCGCGTTCAACATCCTCACGCGCAGCCGCCGCGTCACCTACGACAACCTCCGCCTGCGCGACCCGGAGTTCGCGACCGAGCTGGACCGCTGGTTCGCGATGTCGCTCGGCACGACGTCGCGGCCGCCGATGTTCCAGCCGTTCAAGCTCGGTTCGCTGGAGCTGCCGAACCGGATCGTCGTGTCCCCGATGGACATGTACTCGGCGGAAGACGGCGTGCCCGGCGACTTCCACCTGGTGCACCTGGGCAGCAAGGCACTGGGCGGCGCCGGGCTGGTGATGACCGAGATGGTCTGCGTCTCCCCCGAAGGCCGGATCACCCCCGGCTGCGGCGGGCTGTACACGCCGGAGCAGGAAGCCGCCTGGAAGCGGGTGGTGGACTTCGTGCACGCGCAGTCGCCCGCGCGCATCGGCGTCCAGTTGGGACACTCGGGCCGCAAGGGTTCGACGAAGCTGATGTGGGACGGCATCGACGAGCCGCTCCCGGCGGACAACTGGGAAGTCTGCGCGCCTTCGGCCTTGCCGTACTCTCCGCGGAACCAGGTCCCGCGTGAACTGTCCACATCGGACCTCACCGAGATCCGCGACCAGTTCGTCGCGTGCGCCCAGGCCGCCGCCCGCGCCGGGTTCGACGTCCTCGAACTGCACTGCGCGCACGGCTACCTGCTGTCGTCGTTCCTCTCCCCGCTGACCAACCTGCGGACCGATTCCTACGGCGGCTCGCTGGAGAACCGGCTGCGTTTCCCGCTCGAAGTCTTCGACGCGGTCCGCGCCGCGTGGCCCGCCGAGCGGCCGATGACCGTCCGGATCTCGGCGACCGACTGGTGCGAGGGCGGCGTCGACGCCGACGACGCGGTCGAGATCGCGCGCGCGTTCGCTTCCCACGGCGCCGCGGGCATCGACGTCTCGACCGGCCAGGTCGTCAGTGAGGAACGCCCGCAGTACGGGCGTAGCTACCAGACGCCGTACGCGGACCGGATCCGCAACGAGATCGGCGAGGAGTACGGGATCGCGGTGATCGCGGTCGGCGCGATCTCGTCGTACGACGACGTGAACTCGCTGATCCTGGCCGGGCGCGCGGACCTCTGCGCACTGGGCCGAACCCACCTCTACGATCCACAGTGGACGCTGCACGCGGCGGCCGAGCAGGGTTACCCGATGGCGTGGCCGAAGCCGTTCGCCGCGGGCAGCCGCAAACCCCAGACCGGCCGCAGCGACGGGCCGGAGCCGCGCCTCGACCTCGTCCGGTCGGGGCCGGCGGGGACCGCCCATGCCCGCTGGCGACCGGGAGCCGCGCGATGA
- a CDS encoding PaaX family transcriptional regulator C-terminal domain-containing protein, with amino-acid sequence MTAVPDATELDGSGRAAQPRQLIVTVYGLYSRTEGGWLSVASLIDLLAAVGVDEPAVRSSISRLKRRGILEAVRRDATAGYELSGEAREILREGDERIFRRDRATPADGWLLAVFSVPETERHKRHLLRTQLARMGFGTAASGVWIAPAHLHGAAAEALTRLGLAGYADLFRADHLAFGDVAAKVRDWWDLDRLDELYTTFLDEHGPALRRWQRREPAAGAEAFADYIRVLTGWRRMPYLDPGLPAEFLPAGWSGIRAAELFFELHARLETPARTYVAKSINLC; translated from the coding sequence ATGACGGCCGTACCCGACGCAACCGAACTGGACGGCTCCGGCCGGGCGGCCCAGCCGCGTCAGCTCATCGTGACGGTGTACGGCCTCTACTCGCGCACCGAAGGCGGCTGGCTGTCGGTCGCCTCGCTGATCGACCTGCTCGCGGCCGTCGGCGTCGACGAACCGGCGGTGCGCTCGTCGATCTCCCGGCTGAAGCGGCGCGGCATCCTCGAAGCGGTCCGCCGCGACGCGACGGCGGGCTACGAACTGTCCGGCGAAGCCCGCGAAATCCTGCGCGAGGGCGACGAGCGGATCTTCCGCCGCGACCGCGCGACCCCGGCCGACGGCTGGCTGCTCGCGGTGTTCTCGGTGCCGGAGACCGAACGCCACAAGCGCCACCTCCTGCGCACCCAGCTCGCCCGGATGGGATTCGGGACGGCGGCTTCGGGCGTCTGGATCGCGCCGGCCCACCTGCACGGGGCGGCCGCCGAGGCACTCACCCGGCTCGGCCTGGCCGGGTACGCCGACCTGTTCCGCGCCGACCACCTGGCGTTCGGCGACGTCGCCGCGAAGGTTCGCGACTGGTGGGACCTCGACCGGCTGGACGAGCTGTACACGACGTTCCTCGACGAGCACGGCCCGGCACTGCGCCGCTGGCAGCGCCGCGAGCCGGCGGCCGGCGCGGAGGCGTTCGCCGACTACATCCGCGTGCTGACCGGCTGGCGGCGGATGCCCTACCTCGACCCAGGGCTGCCCGCGGAGTTCCTGCCCGCCGGCTGGTCCGGAATCCGCGCGGCCGAGCTGTTCTTCGAGCTGCACGCACGCCTGGAAACCCCGGCACGCACCTACGTCGCCAAGTCGATCAACCTCTGCTAA
- a CDS encoding RidA family protein: MERINPPELGKPSGFSHAVVAEGRVVFLAGQTALDEDNRIVGDGVVEQFERALGNLLASLRAAGGSPEDLCSVTIYIVDMPDYRAHAREIGRVWKRLAGTEYPAMAGIGVSRLWDEEALVEVQGFAVLSRG; encoded by the coding sequence ATGGAACGCATCAACCCGCCGGAGCTGGGCAAGCCGTCCGGGTTCTCGCACGCGGTGGTGGCCGAAGGCCGGGTCGTCTTCCTCGCCGGCCAGACCGCGCTCGACGAGGACAACCGGATCGTCGGCGACGGCGTCGTCGAGCAGTTCGAGCGCGCGCTGGGCAACCTGCTGGCATCGCTGCGCGCGGCCGGCGGTTCCCCGGAAGACCTGTGCAGCGTGACCATCTACATCGTCGACATGCCGGACTACCGCGCCCACGCGCGCGAGATCGGCCGGGTCTGGAAGCGGCTCGCGGGCACGGAGTACCCGGCGATGGCGGGCATCGGCGTTTCCCGGCTTTGGGACGAGGAGGCCTTGGTCGAGGTCCAGGGGTTCGCGGTGCTTAGCAGAGGTTGA
- a CDS encoding acyl-CoA dehydrogenase family protein, which yields MTAFALTAEQQAFAAEVRRLAEDQLRPLAESGVEGAVNRPLLKAMGALGLLARLFPGVASGTPSRQAAATDLCILRENLAMVSTEAETALALQGLGTYPVLQSGQDEQVAKWLPAVAAGDAVAAFALTEPDAGSDAAALSLSAEPDGDGWRLTGSKMWISNAPEADFYTVFARTTPDAGSRGVSAFVVPADRPGLGGEHLDLVSPHPIGTVTFDAVEVRREELLGEENRGFAVAMRTLDLFRPSVGAFAVGMAQAALDATVDYTGERKAFGGPLIKQQAVAHALAEMATRTEAARLLVYAAAGAYDAGEQNLGGRAAMAKLFATEAAQFVVDSAVQLHGARALRRGHLLEHLYREVRAPRIYEGASEIQRTIIARWLASASGRATTG from the coding sequence ATGACCGCTTTCGCTTTGACCGCCGAGCAACAGGCCTTCGCCGCGGAAGTCCGGCGGCTGGCCGAAGACCAGTTGCGTCCGCTCGCCGAGTCCGGCGTGGAGGGTGCGGTCAACCGCCCGCTGCTCAAGGCGATGGGTGCGCTGGGACTGCTGGCCCGGCTGTTCCCCGGCGTCGCCTCGGGTACGCCGTCGCGGCAGGCGGCGGCGACGGACCTGTGCATCCTGCGCGAGAACCTGGCGATGGTGAGCACCGAGGCCGAGACGGCGCTGGCGTTGCAGGGCCTGGGAACCTACCCGGTCCTGCAGTCCGGACAGGACGAGCAGGTCGCGAAGTGGCTGCCCGCGGTGGCGGCCGGCGACGCGGTGGCGGCGTTCGCGCTGACCGAACCGGACGCCGGTTCGGACGCGGCGGCGCTGTCGCTCTCCGCGGAGCCCGACGGTGACGGCTGGCGGCTCACCGGATCCAAGATGTGGATTTCGAACGCGCCGGAAGCCGACTTCTACACGGTTTTCGCCCGCACCACCCCGGACGCGGGTTCCCGCGGCGTCAGCGCGTTCGTCGTCCCGGCCGACCGCCCGGGCCTCGGCGGCGAGCACCTCGACCTGGTGAGCCCGCACCCGATCGGCACGGTCACGTTCGACGCCGTCGAGGTCCGGCGCGAGGAACTGCTCGGCGAGGAGAACCGCGGCTTCGCCGTGGCGATGCGGACCCTCGACCTGTTCCGCCCGAGCGTCGGCGCCTTCGCCGTCGGCATGGCACAGGCGGCCCTCGACGCCACAGTGGACTACACGGGTGAGCGGAAAGCCTTCGGCGGCCCGCTGATCAAGCAGCAGGCGGTGGCCCACGCACTGGCGGAGATGGCAACGCGCACGGAAGCCGCGCGCCTGCTGGTCTACGCGGCAGCGGGCGCGTACGACGCGGGCGAGCAGAACCTCGGCGGCCGCGCGGCGATGGCGAAGCTGTTCGCGACCGAGGCAGCCCAGTTCGTCGTCGACTCGGCGGTCCAGCTGCACGGTGCCCGCGCCCTGCGCCGCGGGCACCTGCTGGAGCACCTCTACCGCGAGGTCCGCGCCCCACGCATCTACGAAGGCGCCTCGGAGATCCAGCGGACGATCATCGCCCGCTGGCTCGCTTCGGCGTCCGGTCGAGCCACCACTGGCTGA
- a CDS encoding GH1 family beta-glucosidase, which yields MTETTAATADQQALIDTLPPDFRWGVATAAYQIEGAVAEDGRTPSIWDTFCQVPWAIDNNDNGDVACDHYHRMPSDIELVRELGADTYRFSVAWPRVQPRGRGGVNEAGLGFYDRLVDETLSRGITPWLTLYHWDLPQELEDAGGWPARDTAYRFADYAMLVFDRLSDRVRHWTTLNEPWCSAMHGYVHGVMAPGRRDYAAGLHAVHHLLLGHGLAVQRMREAAPADTQFGITLNMCTADPATDSEEDVRAARQADGLGVRVYLDPLVHGQYPEDVVADLADRGVKLPVQDGDLSIISTPLDFLGVNYYFGQQFSGVDENGSSVDEEGAPASRVVPFGEPTTAMGWEILPGKFTELLTRLGRDYPGLPMYITENGSAFDDDPDSSGFVRDEQRTAYLASHIAAVAAAREAGADVRGYFAWSLLDNFEWAYGYAKRFGLIRVDYETQERTIKQSGYFYRDTVRRVRGS from the coding sequence CAGATCGAAGGCGCGGTTGCGGAAGACGGACGTACACCGTCCATCTGGGACACCTTCTGCCAGGTCCCGTGGGCGATCGACAACAACGACAACGGTGACGTGGCGTGCGACCACTACCACCGGATGCCGTCGGACATCGAGCTGGTGCGCGAACTGGGTGCGGACACCTACCGCTTTTCCGTGGCGTGGCCCCGGGTCCAGCCGCGCGGCCGCGGCGGCGTCAACGAAGCGGGCCTCGGCTTCTACGACCGGCTGGTCGACGAGACGCTGAGCCGCGGGATCACGCCATGGCTGACGCTGTACCACTGGGACCTGCCGCAGGAGCTGGAGGACGCGGGCGGCTGGCCGGCGCGTGACACGGCGTACCGGTTCGCGGACTACGCGATGCTGGTGTTCGACCGGCTTTCCGACCGGGTCCGCCACTGGACGACGTTGAACGAGCCGTGGTGCTCGGCGATGCACGGGTACGTCCACGGCGTGATGGCGCCCGGGCGGCGGGACTACGCGGCCGGCCTGCACGCGGTGCACCACCTGCTGCTCGGTCACGGGCTGGCGGTCCAGCGGATGCGCGAGGCCGCCCCGGCGGACACGCAGTTCGGCATCACGCTCAACATGTGCACGGCCGACCCGGCGACGGACTCCGAGGAGGACGTCCGCGCGGCCCGCCAGGCGGACGGCCTCGGCGTCCGCGTCTACCTGGACCCGCTGGTTCACGGGCAGTACCCGGAAGACGTGGTGGCGGACCTCGCCGACCGCGGGGTGAAGCTCCCGGTCCAGGACGGCGACCTGTCGATCATTTCGACGCCGCTGGACTTCCTCGGCGTGAACTACTACTTCGGCCAGCAGTTCTCCGGCGTGGACGAGAACGGCTCTTCCGTGGACGAGGAGGGGGCGCCGGCTTCGCGAGTGGTCCCGTTCGGCGAGCCGACGACGGCGATGGGCTGGGAGATCCTGCCGGGCAAGTTCACGGAACTGCTGACGCGGCTCGGCCGCGACTACCCGGGCCTCCCGATGTACATCACGGAGAACGGCTCGGCCTTCGACGACGACCCGGACTCCTCCGGCTTCGTCCGCGACGAGCAGCGGACGGCCTACCTGGCTTCGCACATCGCGGCCGTGGCAGCGGCCCGTGAGGCGGGGGCGGACGTGCGCGGGTACTTCGCCTGGTCCCTTTTGGACAACTTCGAGTGGGCCTACGGGTACGCGAAGCGGTTCGGGCTGATCCGGGTGGACTACGAGACGCAGGAACGGACGATCAAGCAGAGCGGCTACTTCTACCGCGACACCGTCCGGCGGGTGCGGGGGAGCTGA